The proteins below are encoded in one region of Apium graveolens cultivar Ventura chromosome 4, ASM990537v1, whole genome shotgun sequence:
- the LOC141719574 gene encoding zinc finger BED domain-containing protein RICESLEEPER 2-like yields MVLSSSEGSMAHPKSTLVSRNTLKKDILSCYQFEKKNMFNMLQDFDGRVSLTSDLWTSVATDGYISLTAHFITSDWVLHKKLLNFSYLPLPHTDITISEKIYKMLCEWNIESKLGSITLDNASSNDLFVATLRTQLNLRNALLCKGEFFHIRCCAHILNLIAQEGLKEMDESVVKIRESVKYIKGSQGRKEKFRECISSVALDKKRGLRQDVPTRWNSTFLMLESAIYYRHAFTHLQLTESNYKHGLSDDEWDKVEGICKFLSVFYNVTRLFSGSKYPTANLYFPNVFLVEFTLIKAVEDKNYIFVEFCYKILYGEDYEQIGKLYRALKALFDVYKDKIPSYSTTSEDFASNSFYNEGNNVLKEFDAIDEENSVALKKTELDKYLEEKRLNRNLEIDILDVGGRILDQYCSSLASNIVEMAPNFTLEELTEDIMNLTLSDGMDFGGESSAMPPLRDMTYGPKSKQAEFPLEK; encoded by the exons ATGGTCTTGTCTAGCAGCGAGGGATCTATGGCACATCCAAAGTCTACTTTAGTCAGTAGAAACACCTTGAAGAAAGATATTTTATCTTGTTATCAGTTTGAAAAGAAAAATATGTTTAATATGTTGCAAGACTTTGATGGTAGAGTAAGCCTAACCTCTGATTTATGGACGTCAGTTGCTACTGATGGTTATATCTCTCTTACTGCGCACTTTATTACATCTGATTGGGTTCTGCATAAGAAGCTTCTGAATTTTTCTTATCTTCCATTACCACATACCGATATTACCATATCTGAAAAAATTTATAAGATGTTATGTGAGTGGAATATTGAGTCAAAACTAGGATCCATTACTTTAGATAATGCTTCTAGTAATGATTTATTTGTTGCTACATTGAGAACACAACTGAACTTGAGAAATGCTTTGTTGTGTAAGGGTGAATTTTTTCACATAAGGTGTTGTGCTCACATCCTTAATTTGATTGCTCAAGAGGGTCTTAAAGAAATGGATGAATCTGTTGTTAAAATACGTGAATCTGTTAAGTATATTAAAGGCTCTCAAGGAAGAAAAGAAAAATTCAGGGAATGTATATCATCGGTAGCTCTTGATAAGAAAAGAGGTTTGCGTCAAGATGTCCCTACTAGGTGGAATTCTACCTTTCTAATGCTTGAGAGTGCGATTTACTATCGCCATGCTTTCACTCATTTGCAATTAACTGAATCGAACTATAAGCATGGTCTTTCTGATGATGAATGGGATAAAGTGGAGGGCATTTGTAAGTTTCTTTCAGTTTTCTATAATGTCACTCGATTGTTCTCTGGATCTAAATACCCAACTGCAAATCTGTACTTTCCAAATGTTTTTCTGGTTGAATTTACGTTGATTAAGGCGGTGGAAGATAAGAACTATATA TTTGTTGAGTTCTGCTACAAAATATTGTATGGAGAAGATTATGAACAGATTGGAAAATTGTATAGAGCCTTGAAGGCATTGTTTGATGTGTACAAAGACAAAATTCCTTCCTATTCTACTACCTCTGAAGATTTTGCTAGTAATTCATTTTATAATGAAGGAAATAATGTCTTGAAG GAATTTGATGCTATAGATGAAGAGAATAGTGTTGCCCTTAAAAAGACTGAGTTGGACAAATATTTGGAAGAAAAAAGACTGAATAGGAACCTTGAGATCGACATCCTAGA TGTTGGTGGAAGAATTTTAGATCAATACTGCAGCTCCTTAGCGAGTAATATTGTGGAAA TGGCTCCAAATTTTACTTTGGAAGAATTGACTGAAGATATCATGAATTTGACACTTAGTGATGGCATGGATTTTGGTGGTGAAAGCTCTGCTATGCCTCCATT GAGGGATATGACTTATGGACCAAAATCAAAGCAAGCTGAATTTCCACTGGAGAAATGA